A region of Plasmodium falciparum 3D7 genome assembly, chromosome: 12 DNA encodes the following proteins:
- a CDS encoding secreted ookinete protein, putative translates to MLLYLYKIWYLILLWLYTHNQYKCDLRLKPPECDVSIDTSICINNGQKILLPSAKPYGISTHITFDSLMPVDSTGNRNHAHGKFFASSGFGGIGNSALFRQNYIYIPHSDEYFKSVDFSYTFFIYLLQDEISRKNNMEEKFCPVIHKGIIKDKIQESSPAILINTKNGRIKIVLSTSSSTNSAGEEFLSNFKLRHHQWYHMTVVRHINHVRLFVDGILDSSFLTEGITKTNDSPIYIGGAPYSVDSCDFPFLLDELKIYNLSIGTDQIQSEASASLSGIEPSFIYFGCFHCDMNTAILSCPNNYHLCNKMELYIGVYNVLRKFSLDVNNIILPYSSESNLGIGICCTDI, encoded by the exons atgttattatatctttataaaatatggtatctaattttattatggttatatacacataatcAATATAAATGTGATCTAAGACTAAAACCACCAGAATGTGATGTTTCAATAGATACCTccatatgtattaataatggacaaaaaatattattaccatcGGCAAAACCATATG GTATTTCTACACATATAACTTTTGATAGTTTAATGCCTGTTGATTCTACTGGTAATAGGAATCATGCCCATGGAAAATTTTTTGCTTCATCTGGATTTGGAGGAATTGGGAACTCTGCATTGTTCAggcaaaattatatatatataccacaTTCTGATGAATATTTCAAGAGTGTTGATTTTTCATAtaccttttttatatatctattacAAGATGAAATATCTAG gaaaaataatatggaagAAAAATTCTGTCCTGTTATACATAAG GGAATTATAAAGGACAAAATACAAGAATCCTCTCCAgctattttaataaatacgaaa AATGGAAGAATCAAAATTGTCTTAAGCACTTCATCAAGTACAAATTCTG ccGGTGAGGAATTTTTGAGTAATTTTAAATTAAGACATCATCAATGGTATCATATGACAG TCGTTAGACATATAAACCATGTAAGATTATTTGTTGATGGAATCTTAGATTCAAGTTTTTTGACCGaag gtaTTACAAAAACGAATGATTCCCCCATATATATTGGTGGAGCGCCCTATTCTGTAGATTCTTGTGATTTCCCTTTTTTATTAGATGaattaaagatatataatttaagtaTAGGTACTGATCAAATACAAAGTGAAGCCTCAGCTTCCTTAAGTGGTATTGAaccttcttttatatattttggatGTTTCCATTGTGATATGAATACAGCTATATTATCATGTcctaataattatcatttatgtaataaaatgGAATTATATATTGGAGTATATAATGTTCTAAGAAAATTTTCCTTAGATGTTAACAATATCATATTACCATATTCATCAGAGAGTAATCTAGGAATAGGTATATGCTGTACAGACATATAA